A stretch of the Panthera uncia isolate 11264 chromosome D1, Puncia_PCG_1.0, whole genome shotgun sequence genome encodes the following:
- the FDXACB1 gene encoding ferredoxin-fold anticodon-binding domain-containing protein 1, whose protein sequence is MAPRRLLLVGEGNFSFAAALSETLEDSTSVTATCLQRPADLAGDPVAQENLQRLRERGTEVRFGVDCTQLADAFELHHREFDRIYFNFPHCGRKAGVAKNRELLAKFFQSCKDVLAPEGEVYVALCRGQGGTPADKPTREWHNSWQVVAMAALGGFILSDVHPFSCEAVPGYKCTGYRSQDKSFHVEGALNHIFTQSLPFEDSQPRIFRTKVGGRWFSFPEPEALVGKLNRGFLEAPSCHPVRTINEKLIAELGKVFPLKRLKCPFPLLPQGSTSALTSWNCDILSAAFWISLREDDSNSESLTDGTTQDMEDFLALFSELSLLKDPGSDSKEEAHEESYGRTTVCLRPSLLVHVQAVIQAPDFVPGSLHILSGPVFRKCRILPFTMPAFHETLFVIGFNKNLKDGCLQSLLEHLKGFLDSLLTHTLLEGSQPSSSVEFVFQPNGKEYIINVKRPNFGPDCAKALIIGSVVTSATGIMHKDQCFMFVSMNLDLLAMLVWGISDWRMLWTFDHRFLKNFVSGSIEPFKSYSLYPPCYVHDISFWFDEKKGFDELEFHTVARAVSRDTVISIQFLSRFQHPKTQQVSLCYRLTYQTCDKALPQQQVSSMQLQLRKEIQQRLHVIPR, encoded by the exons ATGGCCCCTCGGCGCCTCCTGTTGGTTGGGGAGGGGAATTTCTCCTTCGCCGCGGCACTGAGCGAGACCCTGGAAGACAGCACCAGTGTAACCGCCACCTGCCTCCAGCGCCCGGCCGACTTGGCAGGAGATCCGGTGGCCCAGGAGAATCTGCAGCGCCTGCGCGAGCGAG GTACTGAGGTGCGTTTTGGTGTGGACTGCACCCAGCTGGCAGATGCCTTTGAACTGCACCACAGGGAGTTTGATcggatttattttaattttcctcactGTGGACGCAAAGCTGGAGTTGCTAAGAACAGGGAACTGCTTGCCAAGTTTTTCCAGAG CTGTAAAGATGTTCTCGCACCGGAAGGAGAAGTCTATGTGGCATTGTGTAGAGGACAAGGTGGGACTCCTGCTGATAAGCCCACAAGAGAATGGCATAACAGTTGGCAAGTAGTTGCCATGGCAGCTCTGGGGGGATTCATTTTAAGTGACGTGCATCCCTTCAGCTGTGAGGCTGTGCCAGGGTACAAGTGCACTGGATATAG GAGTCAAGATAAGTCCTTTCATGTAGAAGGTGCTTTGAACCATATCTTCACCCAGAGCTTACCCTTTGAAGATTCACAGCCCAGAATCTTCAGGACCAAAGTGGGTGGCCGGTGGTTTTCCTTTCCAGAACCAGAAGCACTTGTAGGAAAGCTGAACAG AGGTTTCCTAGAAGCACCTTCATGTCATCCTGTCAGAACCATTAATGAGAAACTCATTGCGGAATTGGGCAAAGTTTTCCCTCTAAAAAGGCTGAAGTGTCCCTTCCCTTTGCTGCCACAGGGAAGCACTAGTGCTCTCACTTCCTGGAACTGTGACATTCTGTCAGCTGCCTTTTGGATTAGTCTCCGTGAAGATGACTCAAATTCTGAGTCCCTGACTGATGGGACAACACAAGACATGGAGGACTTTCTGGCGCTGTTTTCAGAACTTAGCCTTCTCAAGGATCCAGGAAGCGACAGTAAGGAAGAAGCTCATGAAGAAAGCTATGGCCGAACCACGGTCTGCCTTAGGCCTTCTCTCCTAGTTCATGTTCAGGCTGTCATCCAAGCACCAGACTTTGTCCCAGGTTCCCTGCACATCCTCAGCGGACCTGTCTTTCGGAAGTGCCGCATCTTGCCTTTCACAATGCCAGCATTTCATGAGACTTTATTTGTCATCGGGTTTAATAAAAATCTGAAGGATGGTTGTCTTCAGTCACTGCTGGAGCACCTGAAGGGTTTTCTTGATAGCCTTCTCACCCACACATTGCTGGAGGGCTCTCAGCCGAGCAGTTCAGTGGAATTTGTCTTTCAACCAAATGGCAAAGAGTATATTATTAATGTGAAGCGTCCTAATTTTGGCCCAGATTGTGCCAAGGCTCTGATTATTGGGTCTGTCGTCACATCTGCTACAGGCATTATGCACAAAGACCAGTGTTTTATGTTTGTGTCTATGAACTTGGACCTACTAGCCATGCTTGTCTGGGGCATCTCTGACTGGAGGATGCTGTGGACCTTTGATCACCGTTTCCTGAAAAATTTTGTCTCTGGGAGTATAGAACCCTTTAAAAGCTACTCCCTGTATCCTCCATGCTATGTTCATGATATTAGTTTTTGGTTCGATGAGAAGAAAGGATTTGATGAACTAGAATTTCACACGGTGGCCCGAGCAGTGTCCCGGGACACTGTCATATCCATACAGTTCCTCAGTCGTTTTCAGCATCCAAAGACTCAACAGGTCAGTCTCTGCTATAGATTGACTTACCAGACGTGTGACAAAGCCCTCCCCCAGCAACAGGTGTCATCAATGCAGTTGCAGCTTAGGAAAGAGATTCAGCAAAGACTACATGTAATACCTCGGTAG